A region from the Muribaculum gordoncarteri genome encodes:
- the sov gene encoding T9SS outer membrane translocon Sov/SprA, translated as MEGIIHHICRWALIVAVCCVLGCMAGSVFAAEPGDGEGGDGATDSLSLRFPVRPTVAPDYESLAKDEFALDLDTPSNVVTEVEYDPESGCYIVRTKVGDWDIATPFMLTPSQYYDIDMRHSMQRYFNRRNSMTEGRSVKEREPFNVLDMSFASGPLERIFGPGGIQLRTRGTVLISTGIKSTKTDNPALSLTSRRKTYFDFDQKIQATVNASVGDRLKFGMNYNTDATFDFDSKNIKLQYDGTEDDIVKSIEAGNVSMTTGSSLIRGSTALFGIKTQLQFGRLTATALVSQQNSESRSVSTRGGVQTTPFTVNADEYDANRHYFLGHFFRDNYDEFASRLPLVSSGVKITRIEVWITNKSGNYSQSRNIIAFMDLGESKVLASDYWRPDPAIKNTSNRSNNLLTVIKDEYPDARNINMVTQALAPLQAFGIEGGREFEKVESARLLQSSEYTLNSTLGYLSLNVALNADEVLGVAYEYTYNGQVFQVGEFSSDITVSDQSLYVKMLKSTTFDPHQPMWHLMMKNVYSLGAYQVEPSNFKLNIKYLSDTTGTPINYLPIARLSHKPLLQVMNLDRLDANEASNPDGLFDFIDGYTILPSTGKVIFPVVEPFGKHLARAIDNPVIAERYVYQELYDSTLVVARQFADKNKFILTGEYQASNGAQIRLNAMNVPRGSVVVMAGGVRLVENSDYTVDYSMGIVTITNQSIIDSGQSISVTLENQSLFSTQRKTLLGLDLNYRFSNDFNLGATVMHFSEKALTEKVNIGDEIINNTIWGLNLSYNKQFFWLTNLINKIPTVNAVQPSTLNVQAEFAHLVPRGQKSGSNKGSSYVDDFESTQTGIDLRSPYAWNLASTPYQAGPDALFPEAALSNNVDYGKNRALLAWYYIDRMFTQRNSSLVPGYIASDLKQLSNPYVREVTSTEIFPDRQLNYGESNIIQTLNLSYYPTERGPYNLDAFDIDDNALLLNPEKRWGGIMRRLDNTNFEQANIEYVQFWLMNPFLDPDNPNYDGGDMYINFGEISEDILKDGMKSYENGIPYDRNDEYLTETVWGRVSKQNSLTYAFDNNRGSRLVQDVGLDGLKNDEEFGFGAYRDYLERLQRKLPPSTIERMKSDRFSAFNDPAGDNYHFYRGYDYDAERLSILERYKRYNGVEGNSLSPEDAPDPLYQSARTGPDVEDINQDNTLNEYERYFQYKVSIRPEDLVVGKNYITDKQVSLVRTRDGENQQVEWYQFKIPLSDYERIVGSISDFSTVRFARIFLTGFKQVTHLRFATLELVRGEWRAYDFNLNSRGDAPAEGELDLSVVNIEENAGREPVNYVLPPGVSRITDPGQSQITQLNEQSMSMKVTGLQSGDARAVYRNTSLDLRNYKRIQMWVHAESLIDDLTNLQSGELSLFLRLGSDVKNNYYEYEIPLELTPHGHYSQEPASERYKVWPEANRLDFVLQNLVDLKKMRNAAMRSENSTVSYNKVFEGRDPDKESNRMSVLGNPSLSDVRVMMIGVRNNASTARDGIVWVNELKVTDFDESGGWAAKANVNLGVSDIATFNFGTHYETSGFGAVDQPLNSRRMDDYRQYNFAVQVDVGRFLPEKMKLRAPVFYSVMNEKSTPKYNPLDRDVLLKDALDIADTRAERDSIMNYAVDRSTVKSFSISGLRFDVRSANPMPWDPANFTFNFSFNKRNDRNPTTQYQYVNDYRGSFQYQWNPFVKGVKPFGWIGSKLRNLRFLSELELNYLPANISFITTMSRYYYESQTRSEVDRDFTLPVSVSKNFLWDRQLNLTWNLTNRLSFTFISNTSARIDEPMGAVNRKLFPDRYREWRDTVIHSIMHLGTPWAYNQSFVASYRAPFNRIPVLDFMSGTMSYNAVYRWNRGAEIDGVDIGNTINSQASWNVDGRINVEGLYNKFEYLKRVNRRFSSSSRGSAAPTRAKRYERTFKLSADTSIVIRHNLRNNKVRVAATTLDGKPYRVRTKVLDRNRVEVLSRGDQNLKFTVTEVIDNRRTTWSDIGEHATRFAMMLRGVNVRFRSTGSLSVPLFNPEIGNVFGQSRSYGPMAPGLDFAFGFVNEDYVNKAKERGWLLCDDGQTSPAIWSRTSEVTFEIDLEPIRGLKIKLTNNRTDNRTNQIQFMYDDMPVTRTGSYTKTHCAIATSLHRFKAIDGYHSDAFDRFLENIPVVAGRVEARYAGLRYPMGGFMKDNPVAGRVFDPSVAGVNHSSSDVLIPAFLAAYTGVDARKIYLNPFPSLAHVLPNWRVTYDGLIRIGSLDRWFKAVTLSHAYQCTYTVGSYSSFLDWMSVDGDLGFTRDELTGQPVPSSPYNISSVSITERFAPLLGIQVTLKNDLRISAEYRDGRTLTLNSDAGQLVEACSNNVTVGVGYKIVGFNTVLRLRGSGHGISNDLTVNADFSYQQNQALIRRIETDYTQATSGTRTIGFNISANYVLNRRVTLGAFIDRQVNTPLISSSAYPTSTGSYGVTLNLSLDR; from the coding sequence ATGGAAGGTATAATTCATCATATATGCCGTTGGGCTCTCATCGTAGCGGTTTGCTGTGTGTTAGGTTGCATGGCAGGTTCGGTTTTTGCCGCCGAGCCGGGCGACGGAGAAGGTGGTGACGGGGCGACTGACAGCCTCTCATTGCGCTTCCCGGTGCGTCCTACTGTCGCTCCCGACTATGAGTCGCTTGCCAAGGATGAGTTTGCTCTTGATCTCGACACTCCCTCCAATGTTGTCACTGAAGTTGAGTATGACCCCGAGTCGGGGTGTTACATCGTGCGCACCAAAGTTGGCGACTGGGACATAGCTACACCTTTCATGCTCACTCCTTCGCAATATTACGACATCGACATGCGCCACTCGATGCAGCGTTACTTCAACCGTCGCAATTCAATGACCGAGGGGCGTAGCGTCAAGGAGCGTGAGCCCTTCAATGTGCTCGACATGAGTTTCGCTTCGGGACCGCTCGAACGCATATTCGGCCCCGGTGGCATTCAGCTTCGCACACGCGGTACGGTGCTCATATCCACCGGAATAAAAAGCACCAAGACCGATAATCCCGCCCTGTCGCTGACCTCGCGACGCAAGACCTATTTCGACTTCGACCAGAAGATTCAGGCAACTGTGAATGCATCGGTGGGCGACCGATTGAAATTCGGCATGAATTACAATACCGATGCGACATTTGACTTTGACAGCAAGAACATCAAGCTGCAATATGACGGCACCGAGGACGACATCGTCAAGTCGATAGAGGCCGGTAACGTGAGCATGACCACCGGCTCGTCGTTGATACGCGGAAGCACTGCGCTGTTCGGTATCAAGACGCAGCTTCAGTTTGGCCGACTCACGGCTACGGCATTGGTGTCGCAGCAAAACAGTGAGTCACGCTCGGTGAGCACCCGTGGTGGAGTGCAGACAACTCCGTTTACCGTCAATGCTGATGAATATGATGCCAACCGTCACTATTTTCTCGGACACTTCTTCCGCGACAATTACGATGAGTTTGCCTCGCGCTTACCTCTCGTGTCGTCGGGCGTCAAGATAACGCGCATTGAGGTGTGGATTACCAACAAGAGCGGCAACTACAGTCAATCGCGCAACATTATCGCTTTCATGGATCTTGGCGAGAGCAAGGTGCTTGCAAGCGACTATTGGCGTCCCGATCCCGCTATAAAAAATACATCCAATCGCTCCAACAATCTGTTGACGGTTATCAAGGATGAATATCCCGATGCACGCAACATCAACATGGTCACGCAGGCGCTTGCGCCACTGCAGGCATTCGGTATAGAAGGAGGCCGGGAGTTTGAGAAAGTTGAGAGCGCACGACTTCTACAGTCGTCGGAGTACACGCTGAATTCCACGCTCGGATATCTGTCGCTGAATGTCGCGCTAAATGCTGATGAGGTGCTTGGCGTGGCCTATGAATACACCTACAACGGGCAGGTGTTTCAGGTGGGCGAGTTTTCATCCGACATAACCGTGTCCGACCAGTCGCTCTATGTCAAGATGCTAAAGAGCACCACGTTCGACCCGCATCAGCCCATGTGGCATCTGATGATGAAGAATGTATATTCGCTCGGGGCCTATCAGGTGGAGCCGTCCAATTTCAAGCTGAATATAAAATATCTGAGCGACACTACCGGCACACCGATAAATTACCTCCCTATAGCCCGATTGTCCCACAAGCCGTTGCTGCAGGTGATGAATCTTGACCGTCTTGACGCCAACGAGGCGTCCAATCCCGATGGACTCTTTGACTTCATCGACGGCTACACGATACTTCCTTCGACCGGAAAGGTGATTTTTCCCGTGGTGGAGCCGTTTGGAAAGCATCTTGCCCGAGCTATTGACAATCCTGTCATTGCCGAACGTTACGTGTACCAGGAGCTGTATGACTCGACACTTGTCGTCGCACGCCAGTTTGCCGATAAGAACAAATTCATTCTTACCGGTGAATATCAGGCCTCCAACGGCGCACAGATAAGGCTTAACGCCATGAATGTGCCGCGTGGGTCGGTTGTGGTGATGGCCGGAGGTGTGCGCCTTGTTGAAAACAGCGACTACACGGTCGACTATTCGATGGGTATCGTGACGATAACCAATCAGAGCATAATCGATTCGGGGCAGAGCATAAGCGTCACGCTTGAAAATCAATCGTTGTTCAGCACCCAGCGCAAGACACTGCTCGGACTCGACCTCAATTACAGGTTCAGCAACGACTTCAATCTCGGCGCCACAGTGATGCACTTCTCGGAGAAGGCGCTTACCGAGAAGGTCAACATTGGTGACGAGATTATAAACAACACTATATGGGGACTGAATCTCTCCTATAACAAGCAATTCTTCTGGCTCACCAATCTCATCAACAAGATTCCTACGGTTAATGCCGTGCAGCCGTCGACACTGAATGTGCAGGCCGAGTTTGCCCACCTTGTGCCTCGCGGACAGAAGTCGGGTTCCAACAAGGGCAGCTCCTATGTCGATGATTTTGAGTCGACACAGACCGGCATCGACCTCCGTTCGCCCTACGCATGGAATCTGGCGTCGACACCTTATCAGGCGGGCCCCGATGCACTGTTCCCCGAGGCGGCGTTGTCCAATAATGTCGACTATGGCAAAAACCGCGCGCTGCTTGCATGGTACTACATCGACCGCATGTTCACGCAGCGTAACTCGTCGCTCGTGCCGGGATATATTGCATCCGACCTGAAGCAGCTCTCCAACCCCTATGTGCGTGAAGTCACATCCACCGAGATTTTCCCCGACCGTCAGCTCAACTACGGCGAATCAAACATAATACAGACACTGAATCTGTCATACTATCCCACTGAACGAGGCCCTTATAACCTTGATGCATTCGACATCGACGATAACGCACTGCTGCTTAATCCCGAGAAGCGATGGGGTGGTATAATGAGGCGACTCGACAACACTAATTTCGAGCAGGCCAATATTGAGTATGTGCAGTTCTGGTTGATGAATCCGTTTCTCGACCCCGACAACCCGAATTATGACGGCGGTGACATGTATATTAACTTCGGTGAGATAAGCGAGGACATACTTAAGGACGGAATGAAGTCCTACGAGAATGGAATACCCTACGACCGTAACGACGAGTATCTCACCGAAACGGTGTGGGGACGAGTTTCCAAGCAGAATTCATTGACCTATGCCTTTGACAACAACCGAGGGTCGCGACTTGTGCAGGATGTGGGTCTTGACGGCTTGAAGAATGATGAGGAGTTCGGTTTCGGTGCTTATCGTGACTATCTTGAGCGGTTGCAGCGCAAGCTTCCGCCCTCCACGATAGAACGAATGAAGAGCGACCGCTTTTCGGCATTCAATGACCCGGCCGGCGACAACTACCACTTCTACCGAGGTTACGACTACGATGCCGAGCGGCTATCGATTCTGGAGCGTTACAAGCGTTACAACGGAGTTGAAGGCAACTCGCTTTCGCCCGAGGATGCTCCCGATCCTTTGTATCAGTCGGCTCGCACTGGCCCCGATGTCGAGGATATAAATCAGGACAACACGCTCAACGAGTATGAGCGTTACTTCCAGTACAAGGTGTCGATTCGTCCCGAAGATCTTGTGGTGGGAAAGAACTACATCACCGACAAGCAGGTGTCGCTTGTGCGTACACGTGACGGTGAGAATCAGCAGGTGGAGTGGTATCAGTTCAAGATTCCGTTGAGCGACTATGAACGCATTGTAGGCTCCATATCCGACTTCTCGACCGTAAGGTTTGCCCGCATTTTCCTCACCGGGTTCAAGCAGGTTACGCATTTGCGCTTTGCTACTCTAGAGCTTGTGCGCGGGGAGTGGCGGGCCTATGACTTCAATCTCAATTCGCGAGGTGACGCTCCGGCCGAAGGCGAGCTTGACCTGTCGGTTGTAAACATCGAGGAGAATGCAGGGCGCGAGCCTGTGAATTATGTGTTGCCTCCGGGTGTGAGCCGAATAACCGACCCGGGACAGTCGCAGATAACGCAGCTCAACGAGCAGTCGATGTCGATGAAGGTGACAGGGCTTCAGTCGGGTGACGCACGTGCCGTCTACCGTAACACATCCCTCGATTTGCGTAACTATAAGCGTATTCAGATGTGGGTACATGCCGAGAGCCTTATTGACGACCTGACCAATCTGCAGTCGGGTGAGCTTTCACTGTTCCTGCGACTTGGTTCCGATGTGAAAAACAACTACTATGAGTATGAGATACCTCTTGAACTGACTCCTCACGGACACTATTCACAGGAGCCGGCGAGTGAGCGTTACAAGGTGTGGCCCGAGGCCAATCGCCTTGACTTCGTGCTGCAGAATCTTGTTGACCTGAAGAAGATGCGAAATGCGGCGATGCGTAGCGAAAACAGCACTGTCAGCTACAACAAGGTGTTTGAGGGCAGGGACCCCGACAAGGAATCCAATCGCATGTCAGTGCTCGGAAATCCCTCGTTGAGCGATGTGAGGGTGATGATGATAGGTGTGCGCAACAATGCGTCGACGGCACGCGACGGCATTGTGTGGGTCAATGAATTGAAGGTGACCGACTTTGACGAGAGCGGAGGTTGGGCGGCAAAGGCCAATGTCAATCTCGGAGTATCGGACATAGCGACATTCAACTTCGGGACACATTATGAAACATCAGGTTTCGGTGCGGTGGACCAGCCTCTCAATTCGCGGCGCATGGACGATTACCGTCAATACAACTTTGCTGTTCAAGTCGATGTGGGGCGCTTCCTACCCGAAAAGATGAAGCTGCGTGCTCCCGTGTTCTATTCGGTGATGAATGAGAAGAGCACACCCAAATATAATCCTCTCGACCGTGACGTGCTTCTGAAGGATGCCCTCGACATTGCCGACACACGTGCCGAGCGTGACTCGATAATGAATTATGCCGTCGATCGCTCTACGGTGAAGAGTTTCAGCATATCGGGATTGCGCTTTGATGTTAGAAGCGCTAATCCCATGCCCTGGGATCCGGCCAACTTCACGTTTAATTTCTCGTTTAACAAGCGTAACGACCGTAATCCCACAACTCAGTATCAATATGTGAACGATTATCGCGGCTCGTTCCAGTATCAGTGGAATCCGTTTGTAAAGGGAGTCAAACCCTTCGGATGGATCGGCTCCAAATTGCGTAACCTGCGATTCCTGTCGGAACTTGAATTGAATTATCTGCCCGCCAACATTTCGTTTATCACAACGATGTCACGCTACTACTATGAGTCGCAGACACGCAGTGAGGTCGACCGCGATTTCACGTTGCCGGTTTCGGTGTCAAAGAATTTTCTGTGGGACCGTCAGTTAAACCTTACATGGAATCTTACCAATCGGCTGAGCTTCACGTTCATATCCAATACATCGGCACGAATCGACGAGCCAATGGGAGCCGTGAATCGCAAATTGTTTCCCGACCGTTACCGCGAGTGGCGTGACACCGTAATCCACAGCATAATGCACCTCGGCACGCCGTGGGCCTACAATCAGAGCTTTGTCGCGTCATATCGCGCTCCGTTCAATCGCATACCTGTGCTTGACTTCATGTCGGGTACAATGAGCTATAATGCCGTGTACCGCTGGAATCGCGGAGCTGAGATTGACGGTGTCGACATAGGCAACACCATCAACAGCCAGGCTTCGTGGAATGTCGACGGACGCATAAATGTTGAAGGACTGTATAATAAATTTGAATATCTCAAGAGGGTCAATCGGCGCTTTTCGTCATCGAGCCGTGGAAGCGCTGCGCCTACGCGAGCCAAGCGTTACGAGCGAACGTTCAAATTGTCGGCCGACACTTCAATCGTGATACGACACAATCTGCGCAACAACAAGGTGAGGGTTGCGGCCACGACACTTGACGGAAAGCCTTATAGAGTGCGCACCAAAGTCCTTGACCGCAACCGTGTCGAGGTATTGAGCCGTGGCGACCAAAATCTTAAGTTTACGGTAACTGAGGTTATCGACAATCGCCGCACTACATGGAGTGACATCGGTGAGCACGCCACCCGCTTTGCCATGATGCTGCGAGGCGTCAATGTGCGCTTCCGTTCCACCGGGTCGCTGTCGGTGCCGCTGTTTAATCCCGAGATAGGCAATGTATTCGGACAGTCGCGCAGTTACGGCCCCATGGCTCCGGGACTGGACTTCGCTTTCGGTTTTGTCAACGAAGATTATGTGAACAAGGCAAAGGAGCGCGGATGGCTGTTGTGTGACGACGGACAGACATCGCCGGCTATATGGTCGCGCACGAGTGAGGTGACATTTGAAATCGACCTCGAACCCATAAGGGGACTTAAAATCAAGCTCACCAACAACCGCACTGACAACCGCACCAATCAGATACAATTCATGTATGACGACATGCCTGTCACGCGCACCGGAAGCTACACCAAGACGCATTGCGCCATTGCCACATCGCTTCATCGCTTTAAGGCTATCGACGGATACCATAGTGACGCATTTGACCGGTTCCTGGAGAATATACCTGTTGTGGCCGGGCGTGTCGAGGCACGTTATGCTGGATTGCGTTATCCTATGGGCGGTTTCATGAAGGACAATCCTGTCGCAGGACGCGTCTTTGACCCCTCGGTTGCGGGAGTCAACCATTCAAGCAGCGATGTGCTCATACCTGCGTTTTTAGCCGCTTACACGGGCGTTGATGCACGCAAGATATATCTTAATCCCTTCCCGTCGCTGGCTCATGTGCTGCCCAACTGGCGCGTGACCTATGACGGATTGATTCGCATCGGTTCGCTCGACCGATGGTTCAAGGCGGTGACGCTCTCTCATGCCTATCAGTGTACCTACACGGTAGGCTCCTATTCGTCATTCCTCGACTGGATGAGTGTCGACGGTGATTTGGGATTCACCCGCGATGAGCTGACGGGACAGCCTGTGCCTTCGTCACCCTACAACATATCGTCGGTTTCAATAACTGAACGGTTTGCTCCGCTGCTCGGCATTCAGGTCACGCTAAAGAATGACCTGCGCATAAGCGCCGAATATCGTGACGGTCGCACACTGACGCTCAATTCCGATGCCGGACAGCTTGTTGAAGCCTGCAGCAACAATGTCACGGTGGGAGTGGGCTACAAAATTGTGGGATTCAACACCGTGCTGCGACTGCGCGGCTCAGGCCACGGCATAAGCAACGACCTCACGGTGAATGCCGATTTCTCCTATCAACAGAATCAGGCTCTCATACGACGCATCGAAACCGACTATACCCAGGCCACATCGGGCACGAGGACGATAGGCTTCAACATTTCGGCCAATTATGTGCTTAACCGCAGGGTGACGCTCGGAGCGTTTATCGACCGTCAGGTCAACACTCCGCTCATTTCATCGAGCGCTTACCCCACGAGCACGGGAAGTTACGGTGTTACGCTTAATCTGAGCCTTGACCGATGA